The following coding sequences are from one Nilaparvata lugens isolate BPH chromosome 6, ASM1435652v1, whole genome shotgun sequence window:
- the LOC111058261 gene encoding uncharacterized protein LOC111058261: protein MKCKNIPAEFHRERVGVASSADARFTHNKIEEWIDNLDIHAYGRLSLEIVDAPPVLYLDFLSILSLKLNWFVAASTELAIIPHNQEYHHLFHLTIPYGLVIYTL, encoded by the exons ATGAAGTGCAAGAATATTCCGGCTGAGTTCCATCGTGAAAGAGTTGGCGTTGCATCTAGTGCAGATGCTCGATTCACCCATAACAAGATCGAAG AATGGATTGATAATCTTGATATTCATGCTTATGGCAGGCTCTCTCTTGAAATAGTAGATGCTCCTCCAGTGCTCTATTTGGATTTTCTATCAATACTAAGCTTGAAG TTGAACTGGTTTGTCGCCGCTTCAACGGAACTTGCTATTATACCACACAACCAAGAATATCACCATCTATTTCACTTGACTATTCCGTATGGATTGGTGATTTATACACTTTGA